One region of Pogona vitticeps strain Pit_001003342236 chromosome 1, PviZW2.1, whole genome shotgun sequence genomic DNA includes:
- the LOC110080728 gene encoding transmembrane protein 121 isoform X2, whose translation MVPPPPINKSHVCLSTTLIMSSMVLMDAYLVEQNQGSRKLGICIMVSVGDICFLVVLRYVAVWVGAEVRTAKRGYAMILWFLYVFVLEIKVYFIYQNYKADRKSLDLMARKALTLLLSICIPALYVLLVATEHMEYVRTFKKKEDLRNRLFWVIVDMLDVLDIQANLWEPQKKGLPIWAEGLMFFYCYILLLVLPCVSLCEISMQGIGIVPHRMMLYPIMSMVTINITTIFIRGSNMVFFRDIRVSGIFMGKNVLAIVLKVCMFVQYRKHLHHTPAGSGAADPQQHSTMTQPPPVMHLLKPQKQSPCPEELAQENT comes from the coding sequence ATGGTTCCTCCCCCACCCATTAACAAATCCCACGTATGCCTATCCACCACACTCATCATGAGCAGCATGGTGCTGATGGATGCCTACTTGGTGGAACAGAATCAGGGCTCCAGGAAACTGGGCATTTGCATCATGGTCTCTGTTGGGGACATCTGCTTCCTGGTGGTGCTCAGATACGTGGCAGTTTGGGTTGGGGCAGAAGTGAGAACTGCCAAGCGAGGCTATGCCATGATCCTTTGGTTCCTGTATGTCTTTGTGTTGGAAATCAAAGTCTACTTCATCTATCAGAACTACAAGGCGGACCGTAAAAGCCTGGACCTCATGGCCCGCAAAGCATTGACTCTTCTGTTGTCCATTTGCATCCCAGCCCTCTATGTGCTGCTGGTGGCTACAGAGCACATGGAATATGTGAGGACGTTCAAAAAGAAGGAGGATCTTCGCAATCGCCTCTTCTGGGTCATCGTTGACATGTTGGATGTGCTGGACATCCAGGCCAACCTCTGGGagccccagaagaaagggctgCCCATTTGGGCTGAAGGCCTGATGTTTTTCTACTGCTACATCTTGCTCTTGGTCCTCCCTTGCGTCTCGCTGTGTGAAATCAGCATGCAAGGGATAGGCATTGTGCCACACCGCATGATGCTCTACCCAATAATGAGCATGGTCACCATCAACATCACCACCATCTTCATCAGAGGGAGTAATATGGTGTTCTTCAGGGACATCCGGGTCTCCGGCATCTTCATGGGAAAGAATGTACTGGCCATTGTCCTCAAGGTCTGCATGTTTGTGCAGTACAGGAAGCACCTGCACCACACACCAGCCGGATCTGGCGCAGCAGACCCTCAACAACATAGCACCATGACCCAGCCACCGCCTGTCATGCATCTCCTGAAACCTCAGAAGCAGAGCCCCTGTCCTGAAGAGTTGGCCCAGGAAAACACATGA
- the LOC110080728 gene encoding transmembrane protein 121 isoform X1: MTHSLMLFSQIHCLGQLPHSAYWMVPPPPINKSHVCLSTTLIMSSMVLMDAYLVEQNQGSRKLGICIMVSVGDICFLVVLRYVAVWVGAEVRTAKRGYAMILWFLYVFVLEIKVYFIYQNYKADRKSLDLMARKALTLLLSICIPALYVLLVATEHMEYVRTFKKKEDLRNRLFWVIVDMLDVLDIQANLWEPQKKGLPIWAEGLMFFYCYILLLVLPCVSLCEISMQGIGIVPHRMMLYPIMSMVTINITTIFIRGSNMVFFRDIRVSGIFMGKNVLAIVLKVCMFVQYRKHLHHTPAGSGAADPQQHSTMTQPPPVMHLLKPQKQSPCPEELAQENT, from the exons ATGACTCACAGTTTGATGCTCTTTTCTCAAATCCACTGCCTAGGGCAACTGCCACATTCTGCCTATTG GATGGTTCCTCCCCCACCCATTAACAAATCCCACGTATGCCTATCCACCACACTCATCATGAGCAGCATGGTGCTGATGGATGCCTACTTGGTGGAACAGAATCAGGGCTCCAGGAAACTGGGCATTTGCATCATGGTCTCTGTTGGGGACATCTGCTTCCTGGTGGTGCTCAGATACGTGGCAGTTTGGGTTGGGGCAGAAGTGAGAACTGCCAAGCGAGGCTATGCCATGATCCTTTGGTTCCTGTATGTCTTTGTGTTGGAAATCAAAGTCTACTTCATCTATCAGAACTACAAGGCGGACCGTAAAAGCCTGGACCTCATGGCCCGCAAAGCATTGACTCTTCTGTTGTCCATTTGCATCCCAGCCCTCTATGTGCTGCTGGTGGCTACAGAGCACATGGAATATGTGAGGACGTTCAAAAAGAAGGAGGATCTTCGCAATCGCCTCTTCTGGGTCATCGTTGACATGTTGGATGTGCTGGACATCCAGGCCAACCTCTGGGagccccagaagaaagggctgCCCATTTGGGCTGAAGGCCTGATGTTTTTCTACTGCTACATCTTGCTCTTGGTCCTCCCTTGCGTCTCGCTGTGTGAAATCAGCATGCAAGGGATAGGCATTGTGCCACACCGCATGATGCTCTACCCAATAATGAGCATGGTCACCATCAACATCACCACCATCTTCATCAGAGGGAGTAATATGGTGTTCTTCAGGGACATCCGGGTCTCCGGCATCTTCATGGGAAAGAATGTACTGGCCATTGTCCTCAAGGTCTGCATGTTTGTGCAGTACAGGAAGCACCTGCACCACACACCAGCCGGATCTGGCGCAGCAGACCCTCAACAACATAGCACCATGACCCAGCCACCGCCTGTCATGCATCTCCTGAAACCTCAGAAGCAGAGCCCCTGTCCTGAAGAGTTGGCCCAGGAAAACACATGA